The DNA segment atctgTTTGAATCTCTCAAGATGATTGGCCTCCCAATAACTTTAGACACGAGCTTCATAAACATATGGCAATCGCCACAAACACGAATGTTCTTCATAATCCTAATCGGTGCTGTTGCATGGGGCTTTTTAATCAATCCATATGCAAGAGCAAGTTTCTCGCTATGGTAACAAATGGATGCAaacttttcctcctcctccacatTATGAAGAACCAGCTTTGTATCAGGCATAAACCCAGCTTCCTGCAATTTCTTAATCAGTCTGCCAAGTTCTTCGTATATGATTTCTGTTTGGGGATGAGTTGCATCTTCTGCGACAAACTTGTGAACTTCATTATCAATCTCAATCCAACTGTAAGCAGCGAACTTCTTGACATTCTTACTTTTCATGAGAGATCTCACAGATGCCACATCTTCCCATCTTCCACAGGTGGCATACATGTTAGAAAGCATGATATAAGGTCCTGCATTAAGGGGTTCCAATTCAAAGAGACGCTTAGCAGCCATCTCCCCATTTTCAGTGTCACCCTTTATTGCACAGACAGAGAGAAGGGTTGACCAGATTAAGGAATTTGGCTCATGGGGCATATTGTTAACTAGATCGATTGCTTCAGTCATGCAACCTGAACGGCCAAGGAGATTGATCATGCATGCATAGTGATCCAAAGTGGGTACTAACGCATGCCGTTTACTGATAGAATCAAAATATATGCGTCCTTCTTCAATTAAACCTGCATGGTTACAAGAAGATAGAACAGCCACAAACGTAATACTATCAGGTTTCAACTTTTGTTGCAACAATTTTTCATAAAGGGCCAATGCTTCCAAATCTTGTCCATTCTGTGCATAACCCCTAATCATGGCATTCCAAGAAACTACATTTCTGGATGGCATCATATCGAAAACAATCCAGGCATCCTTAGTGATTCCACATTTGCAATACATATCAACAAGAGCACTAGACACAAGCAAATCATTATCAACTCCCAAAAGAATGGCTTTTCCATGGACAACCTGACCATTACACAAATAGGCTAATTTTGCACAGGAACTAATCACACTAGAGATCGTAAAACTGTCTGGCTTGACACCTTCTGCTAACATCTTGGCAAATAAATTCAGAGCATCTTCTTCCTTTCCATTCTGAACATAACCAACAATCATTGTTGTCCAAGATACTTTATCCTTGTTCTTAATCAAGTTAAAAACCTCAATTGCTTCATCTACCAATCCGCTTTGAAAATAAGCACCAAGAACATTCGAGACTGTGACATCATCAGGTTTGAAACCACCTAGTTGCATCTCCTGAAACAAATCAATACATTTCTTAGGTTGGCCGTTTTTCAAATAACCAGCAATCAATGAATTCCATGAAACTACATTTTTATTAT comes from the Gossypium hirsutum isolate 1008001.06 chromosome A06, Gossypium_hirsutum_v2.1, whole genome shotgun sequence genome and includes:
- the LOC107962736 gene encoding pentatricopeptide repeat-containing protein At2g22070; protein product: MKVRQRLRQAIDSLYAGGQATAEAYTPLVLECVRVNDVGQAKRLQSHMDLHYFIPNDTFLHNRLLHMYARLGKISDARNLFDRMPQRDIISWNTILSVYAKSGSVENLRALFYKMPFRDSVSYNTLIAGLAGSGFSSQALEVFLRMNREGFEPTEYTHVSLLNACSRLLDLRKGKQIHGRICVGFLGRNVFVWNALTDMYAKCGEIDKARWLFDRTDNKNVVSWNSLIAGYLKNGQPKKCIDLFQEMQLGGFKPDDVTVSNVLGAYFQSGLVDEAIEVFNLIKNKDKVSWTTMIVGYVQNGKEEDALNLFAKMLAEGVKPDSFTISSVISSCAKLAYLCNGQVVHGKAILLGVDNDLLVSSALVDMYCKCGITKDAWIVFDMMPSRNVVSWNAMIRGYAQNGQDLEALALYEKLLQQKLKPDSITFVAVLSSCNHAGLIEEGRIYFDSISKRHALVPTLDHYACMINLLGRSGCMTEAIDLVNNMPHEPNSLIWSTLLSVCAIKGDTENGEMAAKRLFELEPLNAGPYIMLSNMYATCGRWEDVASVRSLMKSKNVKKFAAYSWIEIDNEVHKFVAEDATHPQTEIIYEELGRLIKKLQEAGFMPDTKLVLHNVEEEEKFASICYHSEKLALAYGLIKKPHATAPIRIMKNIRVCGDCHMFMKLVSKVIGRPIILRDSNRFHHFVGGSCSCKDYW